A region of Solanum dulcamara chromosome 7, daSolDulc1.2, whole genome shotgun sequence DNA encodes the following proteins:
- the LOC129895762 gene encoding cysteine protease inhibitor 8-like, whose product MKSINILCFLLLSTTLSLVPFVAFSRSFTSDNPIVLPTSTHNPIDPAVLDVKGVPLKIGEKYTIRNAHLGVGPVFWANIGGHKCPNVVSQRISIPPFLGKGTSVKFVHKAYGDVIREMVSINIMFSPDTSDPCANETVWKVDDKEFLVTGGTLGNENSFFKIMKYDKKSIGSENVYKLLYCPPQLMCKDVDLIFHENYTRLVAVDNGSLPFVFMKA is encoded by the coding sequence atgaagtCCATTAATATTTTGTGCTTCCTCTTGCTTTCAACTACCCTCTCTTTGGTTCCCTTTGTTGCCTTTTCTCGATCTTTCACTTCTGACAATCCCATTGTCCTCCCCACATCTACTCATAATCCTATAGACCCTGCAGTGCTCGACGTGAAAGGCGTACCACTCAAGATTGGCGAGAAGTACACTATTCGGAATGCTCACTTAGGAGTCGGACCCGTATTCTGGGCCAATATTGGAGGCCATAAATGCCCAAACGTTGTGTCGCAGCGCATTTCGATTCCCCCTTTTCTCGGAAAAGGGACATCCGTGAAATTCGTTCATAAGGCATATGGTGATGTGATTCGTGAAATGGTTTCCATTAATATCATGTTCTCACCTGATACATCAGATCCATGTGCTAACGAAACTGTTTGGAAAGTTGATGATAAAGAGTTCCTGGTAACTGGTGGTACCCTAGGAAATGAAAACAGCTTCTTCAAGATTATGAAATATGATAAGAAGTCGATAGGATCGGAAAATGTATACAAGTTATTGTATTGTCCCCCTCAACTTATGTGTAAAGATGTGGACCTGATCTTTCATGAAAATTATACTCGTCTGGTGGCTGTCGATAACGGCTCTCTTCCGTTTGTCTTCATGAAGGCATAG